The proteins below come from a single Serratia fonticola genomic window:
- the cytR gene encoding DNA-binding transcriptional regulator CytR produces the protein MEHKQELPMATMKDVAEMAGVSTATVSRALMNPEKVSTPTRQKVEQAVLAVGYSPHALTRNIKRNESRTILVIVPDICDPFFADVIQGIEQTAAQQGYLVLIGDCAQQNQQERTFVNLIITKQIDGMLLLGSNLPFDASKEEQRNLPPMVMANEFAPELELPTVHIDNLTAAFEAVHYLHQLGHKQIACIAGPEQMPLSHYRLQGYIQALRRNGITVESSYITRGDFTYEAGAQALASLMALPKPPTAVFCHSDVMAIGVLSQAKKLGLRVPQDLSIVGFDDIKLAQYCDPPLTTVAQPRFQIGQQAMLLLLEQLHGQTVNSGSRLLDSELIIRGSTAAPKR, from the coding sequence GCGACCATGAAAGACGTTGCCGAAATGGCCGGCGTTTCCACGGCAACCGTGTCGCGTGCGCTGATGAATCCGGAAAAGGTGTCAACGCCAACGCGCCAGAAAGTAGAACAGGCCGTGCTGGCCGTGGGTTACTCCCCTCATGCCCTGACACGCAATATCAAACGCAATGAATCCCGCACTATCCTGGTGATCGTCCCGGACATCTGCGATCCGTTTTTTGCCGACGTGATCCAGGGGATCGAGCAAACGGCAGCGCAGCAGGGTTATCTGGTCCTGATCGGCGACTGTGCACAGCAGAACCAGCAGGAACGCACCTTCGTTAACCTGATCATCACCAAACAAATCGATGGCATGCTGCTGCTCGGCTCCAACCTGCCTTTCGACGCCAGCAAGGAAGAGCAGCGCAACCTGCCGCCGATGGTGATGGCCAACGAGTTTGCACCGGAGCTCGAACTGCCAACGGTGCATATCGACAACCTGACCGCCGCGTTTGAAGCCGTACATTATCTGCACCAGCTTGGCCATAAACAGATCGCCTGTATCGCCGGGCCAGAGCAGATGCCGCTGAGCCATTATCGGTTGCAAGGCTACATTCAGGCGCTACGCCGTAATGGCATTACCGTCGAAAGCAGCTATATTACCCGGGGTGACTTCACCTACGAAGCCGGTGCGCAGGCGTTAGCCTCACTGATGGCGCTGCCGAAACCGCCAACGGCGGTCTTTTGTCACAGCGACGTCATGGCGATCGGCGTATTGTCCCAGGCGAAAAAGCTGGGCTTGCGGGTACCACAGGATCTGTCGATTGTCGGCTTTGACGATATCAAGCTGGCACAGTATTGCGATCCACCGCTGACCACCGTGGCACAGCCCCGCTTCCAGATTGGCCAGCAGGCAATGTTGCTGCTGCTGGAACAGTTGCATGGGCAAACCGTGAACAGCGGTTCCCGGCTACTGGACAGTGAATTGATCATCAGAGGCAGCACCGCGGCCCCTAAACGCTAG
- the ftsN gene encoding cell division protein FtsN: MAQRDYVGRGRSGAARRKTPSRKKRSSPKVSKTVVALAVAILVVFIGGLYFITHNKPDETPMLPTHGTRPGNGLPPKPEERWRYIKELENRQIGVKTPTEPTAGGEVNSKTQLTDEQRQLLEQMQADMQQRPTQLSEVPYNDPSQLRNGGRQQQVQPPVQQQIAPPVQQQQVTQPRNPFNNGAAPVQQQPVQQPKPQVQQPKPQAVTPPVQTRQPEVKQEVKTETAKPETKPESKQKWMVQCGSFRAADQAESVRAQLAFEGVESRVTAGGGWNRVMLGPYSSRAAADKTLSRLKGIGMSSCIPLSVGG, translated from the coding sequence GTGGCACAGAGAGACTATGTAGGCCGCGGGCGCTCAGGAGCAGCGCGGCGCAAGACCCCCAGCCGTAAAAAACGCAGTTCTCCAAAGGTATCCAAAACCGTGGTGGCGCTTGCCGTCGCCATTCTGGTTGTCTTTATCGGTGGTCTTTATTTCATTACCCACAACAAACCGGATGAAACACCGATGTTGCCTACGCATGGCACACGCCCGGGCAACGGTCTGCCACCGAAGCCGGAAGAGCGTTGGCGTTACATCAAAGAGCTGGAGAACCGCCAGATCGGAGTCAAGACACCTACCGAGCCAACGGCCGGGGGAGAGGTCAATTCCAAAACTCAGTTGACCGACGAACAGCGCCAATTGCTGGAGCAGATGCAGGCCGATATGCAGCAGCGCCCGACGCAGCTGTCTGAAGTGCCTTACAACGATCCTTCACAGCTGCGTAACGGTGGGCGGCAACAACAGGTACAGCCGCCGGTACAGCAGCAGATAGCACCACCGGTGCAGCAACAGCAGGTCACTCAGCCTCGCAACCCGTTCAACAACGGCGCAGCACCCGTGCAGCAGCAACCGGTACAGCAGCCGAAGCCGCAGGTACAGCAACCAAAACCACAGGCCGTAACTCCGCCAGTGCAGACCCGTCAGCCTGAAGTGAAACAAGAAGTAAAAACGGAAACGGCCAAGCCGGAAACCAAACCTGAGTCGAAGCAGAAGTGGATGGTGCAATGTGGTTCGTTCCGCGCAGCCGATCAGGCCGAGTCGGTACGGGCACAGCTGGCGTTTGAAGGGGTTGAAAGCCGGGTCACCGCAGGCGGTGGCTGGAATCGAGTGATGCTCGGCCCATACAGCAGCCGCGCCGCCGCAGACAAAACCCTGTCGCGCCTGAAGGGCATTGGCATGTCAAGTTGCATTCCCCTCTCCGTCGGGGGTTGA